The following are from one region of the ANME-2 cluster archaeon genome:
- a CDS encoding DUF432 domain-containing protein: protein MFGLHDIPLSIVREGISLSIERDKGGLFYKRKCMDEEVENVFLSSNSKVLINPIEPLHMPKELTPYLLIEFEKSIFIEPTARKIIFIKFPVEIGVFVHGKKDYQIIDILSLAKQKFTLYGSVKSGIICKYWKSDVYFTMPDINPVYEGVIELSMTNTTKRWVEVTKAVFNAYGMKIYYSDDMVSMKANMKILSKKVAEIGFIGSHLGKGMKRSLELYTSIKIPMIATKFLMEEGI, encoded by the coding sequence ATCTTCGGCTTACATGATATTCCTTTGAGTATTGTAAGAGAAGGGATCTCTCTTTCTATTGAGAGGGATAAAGGAGGTCTCTTTTACAAAAGAAAGTGCATGGATGAGGAAGTAGAGAATGTTTTTCTGTCAAGTAACAGTAAAGTCCTTATTAATCCTATTGAGCCATTGCACATGCCCAAAGAGCTGACTCCATATCTCCTTATAGAGTTTGAAAAATCAATTTTTATCGAACCTACGGCAAGAAAAATAATCTTTATAAAATTTCCAGTCGAGATCGGTGTTTTCGTGCATGGAAAAAAGGATTATCAGATCATTGATATTCTCTCTCTGGCTAAGCAGAAGTTTACTTTATATGGTTCTGTTAAAAGTGGTATTATATGCAAGTACTGGAAGAGTGATGTTTATTTCACGATGCCTGATATAAATCCAGTTTACGAAGGGGTAATAGAACTTAGCATGACAAACACAACCAAGAGGTGGGTGGAAGTAACAAAAGCGGTCTTTAATGCATACGGAATGAAGATTTACTACAGTGATGATATGGTCTCTATGAAAGCGAATATGAAGATTTTGAGCAAGAAGGTCGCAGAAATCGGTTTTATCGGCTCTCATCTTGGGAAAGGGATGAAAAGGTCCTTAGAACTTTATACCTCGATAAAGATTCCTATGATTGCAACAAAGTTTCTTATGGAAGAAGGTATATGA
- a CDS encoding N-formylglutamate amidohydrolase produces the protein MRYPLLISIPHGGDIIPPEVKDLVDITKRDIFYDSDSLTRKIYDFRNSVEAFIEMPIARAIVDVNRAPDDRPLQNPDGVIKTMTTNGTPIYKKGRFPDVALIDILLQRYYFPYHEKLDDLLESRNIRLALDCHSMLPRSPPISDNSGEPRPLICLSNRGDGQGMLRENGPVTCPPEWICALAESFRHAFADEGEIAINDPFSGGYISQFHYGRNKIPWIQVEINRELYLNEAYFNPEKLRVKTEIIIVLRRKIFNAIIEGFAMRGR, from the coding sequence ATCAGATATCCCTTATTAATATCCATACCTCATGGTGGTGATATCATCCCGCCTGAAGTGAAAGATTTGGTTGATATTACAAAAAGGGATATTTTCTATGATAGTGACTCCCTGACCCGCAAGATATACGATTTCAGGAACAGTGTGGAGGCTTTCATCGAAATGCCCATCGCAAGGGCGATCGTGGATGTGAACCGGGCTCCAGATGATCGTCCTTTGCAAAACCCGGATGGTGTTATAAAAACCATGACCACAAACGGCACACCTATCTATAAGAAAGGCAGGTTTCCTGACGTTGCTCTTATCGATATATTATTACAGAGATATTACTTTCCATATCACGAAAAGCTGGATGATCTCCTGGAGAGTCGCAATATCAGACTGGCTCTTGACTGTCATAGTATGCTGCCCAGGTCACCACCGATCAGTGATAACTCTGGAGAGCCCAGACCACTGATATGTTTGAGCAATCGGGGTGATGGCCAGGGAATGCTCAGGGAAAATGGTCCTGTAACCTGTCCTCCTGAGTGGATATGTGCATTGGCAGAATCTTTCAGGCATGCATTTGCTGATGAAGGCGAAATTGCAATAAATGATCCGTTTTCCGGCGGGTATATCTCACAGTTTCATTACGGGCGAAATAAGATACCCTGGATCCAGGTGGAGATCAATCGTGAGCTCTATCTGAACGAAGCTTATTTTAATCCAGAGAAATTAAGAGTGAAGACGGAGATAATTATAGTACTAAGAAGAAAGATATTCAACGCTATTATTGAGGGATTTGCTATGAGAGGTAGATAA
- a CDS encoding gamma-glutamyltransferase produces MDLKEIESGFQPTEDGKCAKAENGMVSTAFPDATSAGVEILKQGGNAVDAACAAALALGVCEPQSSGMGGQTMMLIHLNGKVLAVDGSSRAPSLAHIGAIYEYDRSYGYRATTVPSTPATLWYVNKHYGKLPWEQILEPAIHIAEDGYAITPLQHQLQKRELKNFDRVEHGSGKKYFLKDGEPYPIGERFCQPDLARMLKILTKKGIEEFYQGTIAKQIDADMRENGGLLRYDDLALIPWPIIRNPLHRKFRGLTVYSMHPPSAGRSLLFTLMAINMIKSRHLNRDEFNRALLLVEIFRNALLESSDRPFDPNYYPQVAEKDMIKRSFVHKCIHKITRETEIHMPIHETEDEVSGDTTHLSVIDSSGTAVSLTQSIERAYGSKAAADGLGFLYNNYLKDYEYKIFSHPFYLRPNAVPWATVAPTLIFCNKKIWMAVGSPGSERIFSSIAQFLIHVVDEHQSIGEAMRAPRLHCSLGGRISLEAERFPEELITFFEQKGYRIDKREAFSFYLGEIHAVMKKHDDTGFQGVAEIRRDGTAGGY; encoded by the coding sequence ATGGATTTGAAAGAGATTGAATCGGGCTTTCAGCCTACTGAAGATGGCAAGTGTGCCAAGGCAGAGAACGGTATGGTCTCTACTGCCTTTCCTGATGCAACTTCTGCCGGAGTAGAGATACTAAAGCAGGGAGGTAACGCTGTAGATGCTGCCTGTGCTGCGGCTTTAGCACTTGGGGTCTGTGAGCCCCAGAGTAGTGGTATGGGGGGACAGACCATGATGCTTATCCATTTAAATGGGAAGGTACTGGCAGTTGACGGCTCATCCAGGGCTCCATCACTTGCCCACATTGGTGCTATTTATGAATATGATCGTTCCTATGGTTATCGTGCTACTACTGTGCCCAGCACACCTGCCACTCTATGGTACGTCAATAAACATTATGGAAAACTCCCGTGGGAACAGATACTTGAACCTGCTATCCATATAGCTGAGGATGGATACGCGATCACTCCTTTGCAGCACCAGCTCCAGAAACGCGAGCTAAAGAACTTTGACAGGGTTGAGCACGGATCAGGTAAAAAATACTTTCTAAAGGATGGAGAACCTTATCCCATCGGAGAAAGGTTCTGCCAGCCTGATCTTGCAAGAATGCTGAAGATACTTACCAAAAAGGGTATAGAAGAATTCTATCAGGGAACGATCGCCAAGCAGATAGACGCAGATATGCGTGAGAATGGCGGTTTGCTCAGATATGACGACCTTGCTTTAATCCCATGGCCCATCATCCGCAACCCTCTACACCGGAAATTCCGAGGCTTAACCGTTTACAGTATGCATCCACCGAGTGCAGGAAGAAGCCTGTTGTTCACCTTGATGGCAATCAATATGATAAAATCCAGGCACCTGAATAGAGACGAATTCAACAGGGCACTGCTGTTGGTGGAGATTTTTAGAAATGCTCTGCTGGAAAGCTCAGACAGACCTTTTGATCCGAATTATTATCCCCAGGTAGCAGAAAAGGATATGATCAAACGCTCTTTTGTCCATAAATGCATCCATAAAATCACCCGTGAAACAGAAATACATATGCCTATCCACGAAACTGAAGATGAAGTATCAGGAGATACCACTCATCTATCAGTAATAGACAGCTCAGGAACAGCAGTCAGCCTGACCCAGTCGATCGAAAGGGCATACGGGAGTAAAGCTGCAGCAGATGGGCTTGGTTTTCTTTATAATAATTACCTTAAGGATTATGAATATAAGATATTCTCTCATCCGTTTTATCTGCGTCCGAATGCGGTTCCATGGGCTACGGTAGCACCAACCCTAATTTTCTGTAATAAGAAGATATGGATGGCAGTCGGTAGTCCGGGCAGTGAACGGATATTTTCATCTATTGCCCAGTTTTTGATCCATGTAGTTGATGAACATCAATCGATTGGTGAGGCTATGCGAGCCCCGCGTCTGCACTGTTCGCTGGGAGGACGGATAAGCCTTGAAGCAGAACGTTTTCCTGAAGAACTTATAACATTCTTTGAACAGAAAGGTTACAGGATCGATAAAAGGGAAGCATTTTCATTTTATTTGGGCGAAATACATGCAGTAATGAAAAAGCATGATGACACTGGCTTTCAAGGAGTAGCTGAAATCAGAAGGGACGGAACTGCGGGAGGGTACTAA
- a CDS encoding M20/M25/M40 family metallo-hydrolase has protein sequence MKVAIIYNKDMTGVINQFGMQNKEIYNPETVKKVAYALEKSGHNVRIAEGNMYIIEKLKEFMPSVIEGERMGMVFNMAYGIQGESRYTHLPAMLEMVGIPYVGSGPEGHSLALDKVITKIILQKNGIPTPEYWVFSTGDEDMGNVRYPVIIKPKMEAVSYGIKVVYNEADLRDAVKFVISEFKQQALVEQFIRGREFCVGLLGNGNPEAFPVLEIDLENDPDAIQTVDDKKEKPREKICPAMISRELADEMVRMCKDAFNALGLRDFARVDIRMDEDENIYLLEINSMASLGPTGSFVNAAKVAGYDYTRLVNRIVDVAAVRYFSDNLIFQEKITGYGKEHLPLPIRIRGFLRMKQEEIEKLLKKMTTINSYVRNVEGVNKLGTLIWQQLSPLGFSHQVIPMVEIGNILLFSNSNENKYDVLLLGHLDNSTSFTRQSHYHETEQKLYGTAVWDSNGGLAVMIAALRALRFVRLLRKMKIGILLTTDNTFHGKNTSNSIQEILQRAEVVIGLSGASLDGTVITSRSGAAVYNCQMNLINAENAGDVARATASFSSLLTSLTRLSNEVDGGVVIPRKVKMKSSIATLCAYCEAALSVRFDNQEQGDAFNQKIHQIIKKTNSSKTRFQIEGGIRRLPMAYNQKTDELYQRVKDIGNRLDIRVLKEHRWSSSDICSVRQDIARIDGLGPIGDAPHDNEEYILRHSLLDRAALLALLLNDIRQRK, from the coding sequence ATGAAGGTTGCTATAATATATAACAAGGATATGACTGGTGTTATCAATCAGTTCGGTATGCAGAACAAGGAGATATACAACCCGGAGACTGTCAAAAAAGTTGCTTATGCACTTGAAAAAAGTGGGCATAATGTCAGAATTGCCGAAGGGAATATGTACATTATTGAAAAGCTAAAAGAATTCATGCCCAGTGTAATCGAAGGCGAGCGAATGGGCATGGTTTTCAACATGGCTTATGGTATCCAGGGTGAAAGCCGTTATACACATCTTCCGGCTATGCTGGAGATGGTTGGAATCCCTTATGTGGGCTCAGGGCCAGAAGGACATTCACTTGCCCTTGATAAGGTGATCACGAAGATAATTTTGCAGAAAAATGGTATTCCTACTCCTGAATATTGGGTGTTTTCCACAGGTGATGAGGATATGGGTAATGTCAGGTACCCGGTCATTATAAAACCCAAAATGGAGGCGGTCTCTTATGGCATCAAAGTTGTGTATAATGAAGCTGACCTGCGTGATGCAGTTAAATTCGTAATCTCGGAATTTAAACAACAAGCCCTGGTAGAGCAGTTCATCCGTGGCAGGGAATTCTGTGTAGGGTTATTAGGAAATGGCAATCCTGAGGCATTCCCGGTTCTGGAGATCGATCTTGAAAACGATCCGGACGCTATACAGACCGTAGATGACAAAAAGGAAAAACCCAGGGAAAAGATATGTCCTGCAATGATCTCCCGGGAACTGGCAGATGAAATGGTCAGGATGTGTAAAGATGCTTTCAATGCATTAGGACTCAGGGATTTTGCACGTGTCGATATTCGTATGGATGAGGATGAGAATATTTATTTGCTGGAGATCAATTCAATGGCAAGTCTTGGTCCCACTGGTTCTTTTGTTAATGCTGCTAAAGTTGCTGGTTATGACTATACCAGATTGGTAAATAGAATTGTAGATGTTGCAGCAGTTAGATATTTTTCTGATAATTTAATATTCCAGGAAAAAATAACTGGATATGGCAAAGAACACTTACCATTGCCGATACGTATTCGCGGGTTTCTAAGAATGAAACAGGAGGAGATAGAAAAACTGCTTAAAAAGATGACCACTATCAATTCCTATGTACGGAATGTGGAGGGTGTCAATAAACTTGGCACACTCATCTGGCAGCAGCTCAGTCCTCTTGGTTTTTCGCATCAGGTCATCCCCATGGTTGAAATTGGGAACATCCTGCTGTTCAGCAATTCAAATGAAAATAAATATGATGTGCTGCTTCTTGGCCATCTGGATAATTCCACTTCATTCACACGGCAGAGCCATTACCATGAAACTGAACAAAAGCTTTATGGAACTGCTGTATGGGACAGCAATGGCGGATTAGCAGTGATGATTGCAGCATTACGCGCCTTACGATTTGTCCGCCTTTTAAGAAAGATGAAGATAGGAATATTGCTGACCACCGATAATACCTTTCATGGAAAGAATACCAGCAACAGTATACAGGAAATCCTGCAAAGGGCAGAGGTTGTGATAGGATTGAGCGGAGCATCCCTGGATGGAACTGTTATCACCTCCCGTTCAGGAGCTGCAGTATACAACTGCCAGATGAATCTCATAAATGCAGAAAATGCAGGAGATGTTGCCAGAGCAACTGCTTCCTTTAGCAGTCTGCTGACAAGTTTGACCAGACTTTCCAATGAGGTGGATGGTGGGGTGGTAATTCCTCGAAAAGTGAAGATGAAATCGAGTATTGCAACCCTGTGTGCATATTGTGAAGCAGCACTGAGTGTGAGATTTGATAACCAGGAACAAGGTGATGCATTCAATCAAAAGATACATCAGATCATAAAGAAAACGAACAGCAGCAAAACCCGTTTCCAGATCGAAGGGGGTATCCGTCGGCTCCCTATGGCATATAATCAAAAAACAGATGAGCTCTATCAGCGTGTGAAGGATATCGGTAATAGACTGGACATAAGGGTTCTCAAAGAGCACAGGTGGAGTTCATCTGATATATGTTCAGTACGTCAGGATATTGCAAGGATAGACGGTCTTGGCCCTATCGGGGATGCCCCGCATGATAATGAAGAATATATATTGCGGCATAGCCTGCTGGACAGAGCTGCTTTACTTGCACTGCTGCTGAATGATATCAGGCAGAGGAAGTAA
- a CDS encoding pyruvate ferredoxin oxidoreductase encodes MYKIRIHGRGGQGAKKAAKMVGLAAFKMGKQVQDFALYGAERRGAPVMSFVRINDDPILERGYVDDPDVVLVLDRTLLDLVNVADGLSENGVLLVNSEHEPDIDTPAEVKNVDATSIALDTIGKPIFNTTMLGALAKFTNIISIDALNWAIEEELSKYPKELIEANKTAVRKCYEVAK; translated from the coding sequence ATGTATAAGATTCGCATACACGGTAGAGGAGGCCAGGGTGCAAAAAAAGCTGCCAAGATGGTAGGCCTGGCTGCTTTTAAGATGGGCAAACAGGTCCAGGATTTTGCATTGTACGGTGCAGAACGGCGCGGCGCACCTGTAATGAGTTTTGTCAGGATAAACGATGACCCCATACTGGAGCGGGGGTATGTGGACGACCCTGATGTGGTCCTGGTACTTGACAGGACATTGCTGGACCTGGTCAATGTGGCTGACGGGCTGTCTGAGAACGGTGTGCTGCTGGTGAACTCGGAACATGAACCTGACATTGACACGCCTGCTGAGGTAAAAAATGTGGATGCCACAAGTATTGCCCTTGATACTATCGGCAAACCGATATTCAATACAACAATGCTGGGTGCCCTGGCAAAATTCACGAATATCATTTCAATCGATGCACTGAACTGGGCCATTGAAGAAGAGCTTTCCAAGTATCCCAAAGAGCTGATCGAAGCAAATAAAACCGCTGTTAGAAAATGCTATGAGGTGGCAAAGTGA
- a CDS encoding 4Fe-4S binding protein: MEGIPIIREPGSAAKVNRGSWRLVRPVHHSEKCTKCKICYIYCPDAAINWTPDGPEINLTSCKGCMICAEECPTGAMTEEKEGA, translated from the coding sequence ATTGAGGGTATTCCCATTATCAGAGAGCCGGGCAGTGCAGCAAAGGTCAACAGGGGTTCATGGAGACTGGTAAGACCAGTACATCATAGTGAAAAATGTACCAAATGCAAGATATGTTATATTTACTGTCCTGATGCTGCTATTAACTGGACTCCTGATGGTCCCGAAATCAACCTGACCTCGTGTAAGGGCTGCATGATATGTGCGGAAGAGTGTCCAACCGGTGCCATGACAGAAGAGAAGGAGGGAGCATGA
- a CDS encoding pyruvate synthase, whose product MKQTLVTGNEAAAWGARLVRAKYIPNFPITPQTECIETLARWSADGELPGTYFDRMESEHSVMSAAVGAAAVGSRVFTATSSQGLLLMHEVLYIAAGMRLPIVMATISRGLAAPVTLWSDHNDFLDQRDSGWLMFHAENNQEVLDMVLQAYRIAEDPRVLLPAMVNMDGYVLSFTDEPIIIPSPEQVEEFLPGYDPVHTIAKNRPVTVGPPVLDEYSIFRAQNHVASRNALTVIEEVQDDFEKIFGRRYHLVDEFMLEDAELVLVTQGSMSTTAKAAILEMRDEGIKVGLLRLRVIRPWPNEAVAGALKGAKAIAVIDRNVAPGKGGIMFPEIIETLYNLDKRPIVSGFVVGLGGNPQTESKVKEITHKLMDDLATGRPRMEWNDLEEI is encoded by the coding sequence ATGAAACAGACACTTGTTACCGGCAACGAAGCCGCAGCATGGGGTGCAAGGCTGGTCAGGGCCAAGTATATCCCAAATTTCCCTATCACGCCCCAGACCGAGTGTATCGAGACCCTGGCCCGGTGGAGTGCGGACGGGGAACTACCTGGAACTTATTTTGACAGAATGGAATCAGAGCATTCGGTCATGAGTGCGGCTGTGGGTGCGGCAGCCGTAGGAAGTCGGGTATTTACTGCGACTTCGTCCCAGGGGCTGTTACTGATGCATGAGGTGTTGTACATTGCGGCCGGGATGCGCCTTCCTATTGTGATGGCAACCATTTCAAGGGGGCTGGCTGCGCCTGTTACCCTGTGGTCAGACCACAACGATTTCCTTGACCAGAGGGATAGCGGCTGGCTCATGTTCCATGCAGAGAACAACCAGGAAGTGCTGGATATGGTGCTGCAGGCATATCGCATTGCTGAGGACCCGCGGGTGCTGCTGCCAGCCATGGTCAATATGGACGGATATGTGCTATCATTCACAGATGAACCCATCATCATCCCTTCACCTGAACAGGTGGAGGAATTCCTGCCAGGATATGATCCGGTCCATACAATAGCAAAGAACAGGCCTGTCACTGTGGGTCCACCGGTGCTGGATGAGTACTCGATATTCCGGGCGCAGAATCATGTGGCATCCCGCAATGCCCTCACGGTCATTGAAGAGGTACAGGATGATTTTGAGAAGATTTTCGGCAGGAGGTACCATCTGGTGGATGAGTTTATGCTGGAAGATGCCGAGCTGGTGCTTGTGACCCAGGGTTCCATGAGTACCACAGCAAAGGCTGCCATTCTGGAGATGAGGGATGAAGGTATCAAGGTAGGATTGTTAAGACTCAGGGTAATACGCCCGTGGCCCAATGAAGCAGTGGCCGGGGCATTGAAAGGTGCAAAGGCAATAGCAGTGATCGACCGCAACGTAGCACCGGGCAAGGGTGGTATCATGTTCCCGGAAATAATTGAAACGCTGTACAATCTGGACAAACGACCCATTGTGTCCGGTTTTGTGGTGGGATTGGGGGGAAATCCGCAGACAGAAAGTAAGGTAAAGGAGATCACCCATAAACTCATGGATGACTTGGCAACGGGACGTCCCAGGATGGAATGGAACGATCTGGAGGAGATCTGA
- a CDS encoding pyruvate synthase subunit beta, whose translation MQEFKSLKDIPKQDNFTGGSSACAGCGPSLGLKLALKVLGLDTIIINSAGCMTLLPLYPNTPLKASWIHNAIENAASTAAGARHGLDNLGNEDMNVVVYAGDGATYDIGFASLSAAAAKNERIIYICYNNQSYGNTGFQWSTATPYGSETKTTPRGKENPTGTNIVNKDMLKIMGAHRVYAATASLAYPVDFLNKLSRAKERDGFSYIELLGACTAGWNYDPRLTIKISKLAVRCGMWPLYEIEHGMLTLNKDFSELKPIDEFLKMQGRYRALPPDGVDRLQALINEHWAELKEYNKQRYV comes from the coding sequence ATGCAGGAGTTCAAGAGTTTAAAGGATATACCAAAACAAGATAATTTCACCGGCGGATCATCTGCATGTGCGGGCTGCGGCCCGTCCCTTGGTTTGAAACTTGCATTAAAAGTACTTGGTCTTGACACCATTATTATCAATTCTGCCGGGTGCATGACCTTGCTGCCCCTGTATCCCAACACACCGTTAAAAGCAAGCTGGATACATAATGCCATTGAGAATGCGGCATCAACTGCAGCCGGGGCCAGGCACGGCCTGGACAACCTGGGGAACGAGGATATGAATGTAGTGGTGTATGCCGGAGATGGGGCCACCTATGATATCGGCTTTGCTTCCCTGTCAGCAGCAGCGGCCAAGAACGAGCGCATCATCTACATCTGCTACAACAACCAGTCATATGGCAATACGGGTTTCCAGTGGTCAACGGCAACACCTTACGGCAGTGAGACCAAAACCACGCCAAGGGGGAAGGAAAATCCCACCGGGACTAATATTGTCAACAAGGACATGCTCAAGATCATGGGTGCCCATAGGGTATATGCAGCCACTGCATCCCTGGCCTATCCTGTGGATTTCCTGAATAAACTGAGCAGGGCAAAAGAGAGGGATGGTTTTTCATATATTGAACTATTGGGGGCATGTACTGCCGGGTGGAACTACGATCCCAGATTGACTATCAAGATATCCAAACTTGCTGTGCGCTGCGGAATGTGGCCCCTGTATGAAATAGAGCACGGGATGCTGACCCTGAACAAGGATTTCAGTGAACTTAAGCCAATTGATGAATTCCTGAAAATGCAGGGACGCTACCGGGCGCTGCCCCCGGATGGTGTGGACCGGCTTCAGGCGCTTATTAATGAGCACTGGGCTGAACTGAAGGAATATAACAAGCAGCGGTACGTTTAG